A single region of the Schistocerca serialis cubense isolate TAMUIC-IGC-003099 chromosome 7, iqSchSeri2.2, whole genome shotgun sequence genome encodes:
- the LOC126412977 gene encoding uncharacterized protein LOC126412977 — protein sequence MREFTNNMEGSLSARHQESVLKWNVRVLTSGGLWPAGPPRLFAVFTTFVFVVKWTHILMAVRTLYLSWGDLNEITLTLLSMITMLGGAIKMTLFLKNRSVYYQLVQRLDDMVRYHEQYYVGNETMVSTFQMARKKALRLTFITLGYLNVLGPLWFVMPLLEDTSEKHLPFIPMHGLNFTSIPLYELSYVTQCTATFFWHLVSVGLDMFYASLMIHVTAQLTILNVRFTNLHLETDHLSCRSNLRPITAPFDNSELTEAHSRMYRELCDLVRSHQKIIECVS from the coding sequence ATGAGGGAATTCACGAACAACATGGAAGGCAGCCTGTCAGCGCGACACCAGGAGTCCGTACTCAAGTGGAACGTCCGGGTGCTGACGTCAGGCGGGTTGTGGCCAGCGGGTCCTCCACGGCTGTTCGCAGTATTCACCACCTTCGTCTTCGTTGTCAAGTGGACGCACATTCTGATGGCAGTGCGAACACTCTACTTGTCGTGGGGCGACCTCAACGAGATCACGCTGACACTCTTGTCCATGATCACCATGCTGGGCGGTGCTATCAAGATGACCCTCTTCTTGAAGAACAGGAGCGTCTACTACCAGCTGGTGCAGAGACTCGACGATATGGTCCGTTACCACGAGCAGTACTATGTGGGGAACGAAACGATGGTGTCTACTTTTCAGATGGCGAGAAAGAAGGCCTTGCGTCTCACGTTCATAACCCTTGGATACTTGAACGTGCTTGGTCCTCTGTGGTTTGTTATGCCTCTCCTCGAAGACACGTCGGAGAAGCACCTGCCGTTCATACCCATGCACGGACTCAACTTCACCTCGATACCACTGTACGAGCTATCGTACGTGACTCAGTGCACCGCCACCTTCTTCTGGCACCTTGTCAGCGTCGGTCTCGACATGTTCTACGCCAGCCTCATGATACACGTCACAGCCCAGCTCACCATTCTGAACGTGCGCTTCACCAACCTCCATCTGGAAACGGATCACTTAAGCTGCCGATCTAATCTAAGGCCTATTACAGCACCGTTCGACAACAGTGAGCTGACGGAAGCCCACAGTAGAATGTACAGAGAGCTATGCGATCTCGTCAGATCCCACCAAAAAATTATCGAGTGTGTATCGTAG